The nucleotide window GATATAGGCAATTCTGATATTAATATTCTTTTATATTGAGTATTTTTTTTCATTTTCCCTCCATAAGTGGTTTTATATGTCATATCTATATATAAACAGTCAATATATTTTTTGTTAGTATAACACTTATTTCTAAAGTTTTGTTACTTTAAATAAACGAACTTTATAGAAAAGGCAATTTTTAGATTTAAAAAACGTTTATATAAATACAAGGGATTTTAATTTTAAGGGGACATTCACCACAACGATATACAAGTATAATCATTAGTTTTTATTAAAATGATTATTAAAAAATATTTTTACTCTCTCTCTCTTAATATCCTCGTGTTTATTTGATGTTTGCAATACTTTGCAAACATTTTTTTTTGCTCTATTTTTTTATAGGATTAGCCCAAAAACTCCAATTACAAATATCTTTTTTTGTAGGCAAGTCGTATAGCATACAATATCCCGGTCCCCATACAGAGAGTGGTTGAGAATCATCGTAATCAAGTATAAATATATAACCTCCGTCCTGCGGAGTAATAGCTTTTGTTGTTGGAAGGTTGGGGGGCAAATCTCCGTTTAAATCGACTAAAAGCCGCCCGCATTCATCTATTGAATATACAAATCCTCTTTTGGTATAAAAGGTTATTTTAGAAAATGGGTGCCCGTCAGCATCAACAGTACACGCTTTAGATTTTTGGGAAGGCATTTTCTTTTCTATTTGTAAATATTTTGAATAAACTTTGTCATAAAAACATTCCGCATTACCAAAACAAGTACCATATAAGTATTTCATATCCTTTTTAGTATCTTTTTGAAAAGATAGTAAAGAACTGTTTATTTCATCAAAGGAAACACTTATTAAGGCATTGTATGATTGAACGTCATTAGTTGCCGTATTTCGATTTTTTTTACTTGCCATAAATACAAATAAAATCATCAAAACAAAGCAACTAATAAGTATTATTTTTTTATTCACGTTTTAGCACCAAGAAGATGGATTAAACAAGTCACCGCATGGATTGTCAGGATCCCAATTTGAATCATCTTTGTCATCTGTTATCACAGGTTTTGCAGCTCCTGTAGGCTCAATTTTGCTTTTTTGAGTATCATAAGTGTCGATAAAGAAATAGTATCCGCCATCTTTTAAATTATTAATACTTTCGGTTTTTTGATTAGGTTTTTTGTCCCCGTTTAAATCAACCGAAATTAGACCTGAAGGGGCAAAGGAATAAGCAATTCCATCTGCAGTATAAACGGTTAATTCTGTATCAACCCCAGCTCCTGCTGTATAGGCATCGCTACTTGCCGGCGACATTGATGAAACCACATTCATTCTTTTGGAAATAAAGTTATTATAAATGCAAGTCATATCCTCATCACATTTTCCTATAAATAAGTCATTCATATTTTCACCGGTAAGAGCATAGTGTTGAGCGACCGCTTGAGATAAGACTGAATATGCCTTTTTGGTAGCAGTTCTGTATTCTTGTTTGTTGGTATCGTTGAGTAAGGCAGGGATTGTAAGTGCTGCGATAACTCCAATAATGACCAATGTAATTAAGACC belongs to Candidatus Gastranaerophilales bacterium and includes:
- a CDS encoding type II secretion system protein; this encodes MKKAFTLAEVLITLVIIGVIAALTIPALLNDTNKQEYRTATKKAYSVLSQAVAQHYALTGENMNDLFIGKCDEDMTCIYNNFISKRMNVVSSMSPASSDAYTAGAGVDTELTVYTADGIAYSFAPSGLISVDLNGDKKPNQKTESINNLKDGGYYFFIDTYDTQKSKIEPTGAAKPVITDDKDDSNWDPDNPCGDLFNPSSWC